One window from the genome of Mustela lutreola isolate mMusLut2 chromosome 11, mMusLut2.pri, whole genome shotgun sequence encodes:
- the LOC131811632 gene encoding glutathione S-transferase theta-1 isoform X1: protein MGLELYLDLLSQPCRAVYIFAKKNRIPFELRPVDLLKGQHLSDAFARVNPLKKVPALKDGDFTLAESVAILLYLTRKYEVPEHWYPQDVQARALVDEYLAWQHTTLRRSCLRALWHKPVGAGCQVFEGRPKLAAWRQRVEAAVGEDLFQEAHEVIMKAKESPPADPTVKQKLMPAVLAMIG from the exons ATGGGGCTGGAGCTTTACCTGGACTTGTTGTCCCAGCCCTGCCGCGCCGTCTACATCTTTGCCAAGAAGAACCGCATTCCCTTCGAGCTGCGCCCGGTGGACCTGCTCAAAG GCCAGCATCTCAGCGATGCCTTTGCCCGGGTGAACCCCCTGAAGAAGGTGCCTGCTTTGAAGGATGGAGACTTCACCTTGGCCGAGAG TGTGGCCATCCTGCTCTACCTGACCCGGAAGTATGAAGTCCCTGAACACTGGTACCCCCAAGATGTACAGGCCCGCGCCCTTGTGGATGAGTATCTGGCATGGCAGCACACGACCCTGCGGAGAAGCTGCCTCCGGGCCCTGTGGCACAAG CCTGTGGGTGCTGGCTGCCAAGTCTTCGAAGGTCGACCCAAGCTGGCTGCATGGCGCCAGCGTGTAGaggcagcagtgggagaggaTCTCTTCCAGGAGGCCCATGAGGTCATCATGAAGGCCAAGGAGTCCCCACCTGCAGACCCCACTGTAAAGCAGAAGCTGATGCCTGCGGTACTGGCCATGATTGGTTGA
- the LOC131811632 gene encoding glutathione S-transferase theta-1 isoform X2: protein MGLELYLDLLSQPCRAVYIFAKKNRIPFELRPVDLLKGQHLSDAFARVNPLKKVPALKDGDFTLAESVAILLYLTRKYEVPEHWYPQDVQARALVDEYLAWQHTTLRRSCLRALWHKVMFPVFLGEPVSPEMLAATLAELDVTVQLLEDKFLQNKAFLIGPHISLADLVAITELMHPVGAGCQVFEGRPKLAAWRQRVEAAVGEDLFQEAHEVIMKAKESPPADPTVKQKLMPAVLAMIG from the exons ATGGGGCTGGAGCTTTACCTGGACTTGTTGTCCCAGCCCTGCCGCGCCGTCTACATCTTTGCCAAGAAGAACCGCATTCCCTTCGAGCTGCGCCCGGTGGACCTGCTCAAAG GCCAGCATCTCAGCGATGCCTTTGCCCGGGTGAACCCCCTGAAGAAGGTGCCTGCTTTGAAGGATGGAGACTTCACCTTGGCCGAGAG TGTGGCCATCCTGCTCTACCTGACCCGGAAGTATGAAGTCCCTGAACACTGGTACCCCCAAGATGTACAGGCCCGCGCCCTTGTGGATGAGTATCTGGCATGGCAGCACACGACCCTGCGGAGAAGCTGCCTCCGGGCCCTGTGGCACAAG gtgATGTTCCCTGTTTTCCTGGGTGAGCCAGTGTCTCCTGAGATGCTGGCAGCCACGCTAGCCGAGTTGGATGTGACCGTGCAGTTGCTTGAGGACAAGTTCCTCCAGAACAAGGCCTTTCTCATCGGGCCCCACATCTCATTGGCTGATCTGGTAGCCATCACAGAGCTGATGCAT CCTGTGGGTGCTGGCTGCCAAGTCTTCGAAGGTCGACCCAAGCTGGCTGCATGGCGCCAGCGTGTAGaggcagcagtgggagaggaTCTCTTCCAGGAGGCCCATGAGGTCATCATGAAGGCCAAGGAGTCCCCACCTGCAGACCCCACTGTAAAGCAGAAGCTGATGCCTGCGGTACTGGCCATGATTGGTTGA
- the LOC131811632 gene encoding glutathione S-transferase theta-1 isoform X3, whose amino-acid sequence MGLELYLDLLSQPCRAVYIFAKKNRIPFELRPVDLLKGGPRLGFGMGSYASAPSALGAPFCPYFLAGRSCLQRCLCPGEPPEEGACFEGWRLHLGREVMFPVFLGEPVSPEMLAATLAELDVTVQLLEDKFLQNKAFLIGPHISLADLVAITELMHPVGAGCQVFEGRPKLAAWRQRVEAAVGEDLFQEAHEVIMKAKESPPADPTVKQKLMPAVLAMIG is encoded by the exons ATGGGGCTGGAGCTTTACCTGGACTTGTTGTCCCAGCCCTGCCGCGCCGTCTACATCTTTGCCAAGAAGAACCGCATTCCCTTCGAGCTGCGCCCGGTGGACCTGCTCAAAGGTGGGCCCAGGCTTGGGTTTGGGATGGGGAGCTATGCATCGGCCCCATCTGCATTGGGGGCTCCCTTCTGTCCCTACTTCTTGG CTGGAAGAAGTTGTTTGCAA CGATGCCTTTGCCCGGGTGAACCCCCTGAAGAAGGTGCCTGCTTTGAAGGATGGAGACTTCACCTTGGCCGAGAG gtgATGTTCCCTGTTTTCCTGGGTGAGCCAGTGTCTCCTGAGATGCTGGCAGCCACGCTAGCCGAGTTGGATGTGACCGTGCAGTTGCTTGAGGACAAGTTCCTCCAGAACAAGGCCTTTCTCATCGGGCCCCACATCTCATTGGCTGATCTGGTAGCCATCACAGAGCTGATGCAT CCTGTGGGTGCTGGCTGCCAAGTCTTCGAAGGTCGACCCAAGCTGGCTGCATGGCGCCAGCGTGTAGaggcagcagtgggagaggaTCTCTTCCAGGAGGCCCATGAGGTCATCATGAAGGCCAAGGAGTCCCCACCTGCAGACCCCACTGTAAAGCAGAAGCTGATGCCTGCGGTACTGGCCATGATTGGTTGA